The following are encoded together in the Bicyclus anynana chromosome 2, ilBicAnyn1.1, whole genome shotgun sequence genome:
- the LOC112054080 gene encoding RE1-silencing transcription factor A produces the protein MSNPEEFEGDIEFLDEDADIVQQCVLNVDKKAQLWVTEPVAGIQVENNLLVESVDETQERLRRKRKQPTAKDDDPDYDPTEEITLKSRKRRSFVPQNELRLKVTEFIPKSEIKKDRFCHKMDLEVRRKLQLRVPDYNDPLCLPVRSVNKDYSEQKKLKNWNNLCLDHFKNHDTLLRVNKKPTVASKRITVLKNIHNRISGKVETTISYKLLVENKDGEKRTADIQSVLPKYREKKLLNVKSTGLRKQKAIYTKEEVIISKEIHKDEESLVVYKPKESLSLVYKMFENKDDEGQVDPEDDPGRKHLKEVASCKLCAPCFQTSWRAHKITNNKKVLCVICNRPCISMYNMLAHVKSHPPSVVRAYKKEIAMCLASVVEYHYRCRICHEKFHSIKALRLHVKNHKGKETFKCEVCNQTVTPS, from the exons ATGTCTAATCCAGAAGAGTTTGAAGGTGATATCGAGTTCTTGGACGAAGATGCAGATATTGTACAACAGTGCGTGCTAAATGTTGACAAGAAAGCCCAGTTATGGGTAACTGAGCCAGTCGCCGGTATACAGGTGGAAAATAACCTTCTGGTTGAGAGCGTTGACGAGACACAGGAGAGGCTAAGGAGGAAAAGAAAACAACCGACAGCAAAGGACGACGATCCCGATTACGACCCGACCGAAGAAATCACACTAAAGTCCCGAAAACGTAGATCTTTCGTGCCTCAGAATGAACTGCGTTTGAAAGTGACAGAATTCATTCCCAAATCTGAAATTAAGAAGGATCGCTTCTGCCACAAAATGGATTTAGAAGTACGCAGGAAGCTCCAATTGAGAGTACCAGATTACAATGATCCCTTATGTTTGCCAGTTCGGTCAGTAAATAAAGATTACTctgaacaaaaaaaacttaaaaattggaATAATTTGTGTTTGgatcattttaaaaatcatgacaCACTCTTAAGGGTAAATAAAAAACCGACGGTTGCTTCAAAAAGGATTACTGTgcttaaaaacatacataacaGGATCTCTG gcaAAGTTGAAACAACAATATCCTACAAACTACTAGTTGAAAATAAAGATGGTGAAAAAAGGACAGCAGATATACAATCTGTCCTCCCTAAATATAGAGAGAAAAAGCTACTCAATGTCAA GTCAACCGGGCTAAGGAAGCAAAAAGCGATCTATACAAAAGAAGAGGTGATCATATCGAAAGAGATACACAAGGATGAGGAGTCACTTGTTGTTTACAAACCTAAAGAATCCTTGTCATTGGTCTATAAAATGTTTGAAAACAAAGA TGATGAGGGGCAGGTGGATCCTGAAGATGATCCAGGCAGGAAGCATCTAAAAGAAGTAGCAAGCTGTAAGCTTTGCGCACCGTGCTTTCAGACATCGTGGAGGGCACACAAAATCACAAACAATA AAAAGGTCCTGTGCGTGATCTGCAATCGTCCCTGCATCTCTATGTACAATATGCTGGCCCATGTAAAGAGTCATCCACCGTCTGTCGTTCGAGCTTACAAGAAGGAAATAGCGATGTGTTTGGCCTCT GTGGTTGAGTATCATTACAGATGCAGGATTTGCCACGAAAAGTTTCACAGCATTAAGGCATTGCGATTGCATGTTAAAAATCATAAAG GTAAAGAAACATTTAAATGTGAAGTGTGCAATCAAACTGTCACGCCATCTTAA